CaatggctgaaactggagtgaaggtggtGGGGTCCACAATTTCAGGAGCTCTCCATAAAATAGGCCTCTACCAGAGGGCAGCAAGAAAGAtgccattccttaagaaggtccacataaaagcatgtatggcatttgctacaaagcatgagaaCCACTCAattaagatgtgggagaaggttttatggtcagacGTGACCAAAATAGAAATTTTTGGCCCGACGTAAAGAGGTATGTGTAGTGTAAATCTAACACTGCCTGTGCCTCAGGAAACACCATAGCTATGgttaaatatggtggtggcagcatcatgctatggggatgcttttcatgtACTGGGACTGGAAGTCTtatcagagttgaagggacaatggatggacacaaatatCACAAGAGAACTTCTTCCAGTTTGCTATAAACCTACAGTtcaggagaagattcatctttcaacatgatGATCACCCTAAGTCAcactggaatggctcaaaaacagaaaggtgaatgtgttggaatggtcaagtcaaagccctgatcttcaCCCTATAGAGAATCTGTACcactttttaaaaactgctgtccagaggtGCCATCCCACCAATGTAGAGGACGTCTAGtaattctgccaagaagaatgttGAAGAATCCCTCCTGAACAATGGGTTAAACTGGGACATACctaaaagaatgaaggctgttactgcagcaagAGGTGTCTCGACAAAGAGACCTGAATACTCAGGGAAACACGAACTTTGGAGTATTTCTTCCTCAGTTAAATATCTTCAAAAAATGGTTTATTATGACTTTGTAAATGTATTGTTAGAGCATTGGAGTTCATACTAAAAATACTGAATAGATAAATTGGTGGACAAATTTTCTGTCGTGCAGAAAATTACGATGACTTTCCAGGGGATTGAATACAtttgcacaccactgtaaacGTGCCAGCATCAGAAACGAAAAGCAAATGTCGGTGACACCATACAAACTGGATATTTCAGGAGCTGTCAGAAATTATTCTGGTTAGGTAGGTGTCAAGGGTTTCTTAGTAATTGTCTTTTTCTGGCTTCTTCTTCATCTCCCGTCTACTTGAAGTTTCTGATTTTTTAAAGCTTGTCAGAGTCTAGATTAGGAGTCCCCTACCTAGGGTTGTGAAGGCATTTCAGGAGGTGTGACAAAGAGGAAGACTGTGTCGCGATTTTATAGGGGAACAAAGCGTATTAACTGTTTCATTGCATAGGGGTGTGCAGGCATCCATTGCTTCACGAGGGACTCCAATTTCTTAAACCCCTTGATCCTTGATTGTATCATTTCCTCATGGCACTTGATGCTTCCTGGGATACCGCCAACCTCCAGATCGTCAATTAAGTGTCTAAGTTTCATAGGGAACACATTTtcaagattattgagatttataaaggtacaTTATTGAATTTATCTTTAAATTTTATGCACtgatttaaaagtttatttttttttttgtttaatttgttcacCTGCAGTAATTTACAGTGTCATTTTTGGTTCAAAGGTTCAAAATTTgatttcttcatcttcaaatgtgatattaatTTTGTAGGGTCTGCAAACAGAAATTTATGGGGCACTGGGTGCAGAAAAGGTTGGAAACAATTAGCCAACATGAACAACTTTAGCCCCTTTGgacattaaggggaagtgcattttggactgaagccagaaagaaCTTAGTTGTGGAGTAAGTTGTGGGAATCTGGCACAACCTatcaagacatggagttgaaccagaaactttgacaacctttaagaaatatctggatgagatactgagacagaagttttgagggtttgagtggtctcctctcatttgtcaaatttcttatgttcactCTGTCATTTTGACAGACCGTATCAGCACATGTTCACAAGGTAGGAGTGCACAAAGATAACCAACGGCTCGAGGGCTTCACTTTTACTTTTGTGGAAAGTCCAGAGAATTAAAGCCTTGACCTTTTAATCTTTCTAGACTGCACTTTGGCAGAGGAAAGTCTCAAATTTGCTACTTTAACTTCTCTGTCTTCTGTTGGCTAATGTTTCGTCTTTCTTTGTTTAAATCCTTCTccttttaagcaaaagaaaaaaaaaataacagaacttTCAGTTTAAATATCATTTATAATGATTTGAAAACTTTAAAGCACAAGAATACAatcctaaaattaaaataagttatGCAACTCAACTCCATACAGTAGTTGTGTGATTTATTAGAGACTTAAACTGTTTGAAATTTACAACACATTAGCCACAGTGATGAGCCTGGAATGGTGATGACTTCAACCAGGGGAGTTGTGAGAGGAACAGACATCTGTCAGCAtgatctctatctatctatctatctatctatctatctatctatctatctatctatctatctatctatctatctatctatctatctatctatctatctatctatctatctatctatctatcatatagtgcatttcatatctatctatctatctatctatctatctatctatctatctatctatctatctatctatctatctattatatagtgcctttcatctatctatctatctatctatctatctatctatctatctatctatctatctatctatctatctatctataacaaaaGGAGACAAGATAACTTATTGGTATATGGGCTAATCAATTACCTACTATTTTTAACCATTAATCCATGTATGTTCATATAAAAGTTTCTTTAACTTTCATACATTTTCCATTATTTGCAGCATAAAGAGACGTTGACACCGTCAAACACGCAGATCACTCTCCTGACCCTCACTTATTCACAGATGTAGACATTAAAGGTTACTATACTAATGATGATTGATTTCAGGGGTGGTTTTAGTGCctttaaaaaatctgtaaatgctattttttatctctttatttcTGAAGCTGTATATTAATGGGTTCAACATTGGGGGCACAATATTGCCTACAATGACCATGGTATTGTAAGCTTCGGTAGAGAGCTTCACCCCTGTTCCAGTCAGGATATAAGAGGTTAAAAGTGGTACATGGAATAGTCCTACTACAAGCAAGTGAGTTGAGATTGTATTAAAGGCTTTTCTCTTTCCGTCAACAGATGATATTTTCAAAGCAGCATAAGCAATGATCATGTAAGACAGTACAATAAATGCAAAGGGACAAACGCCCAAAATAATGCAAGTGATGGGCAAAATAATCAGATATTTGGGATCTTCATTGCAAGCTATTTTCACCATTGTGATATAGTCACAGAAACAATAATTCAAAACGTTAGATTTACAAAAAGCAAGGTCCATCATGTATATGATATACGGCATAACAAATATTACCATAACAAAATGCAGAAAGATGATCACATTCCTGATTACTTTATTTGTAACAAGTGATGGATATCGAAGTGGAAACACAACAGCTACAAAGCGGTCACACGCCATGAGAGCCAAGAGAAGAGACTCCACGCCTTCCAAATACAACACCAAGAGCATCTGAACAAAGCAGGCTCCGTACGTGATAGCGACCGAGTCTAAAAGAACGGCAACAATCTTGGGAATGAGGTTGGTACTGTTCAGCAGGTCGATTACGGCTAGGGTGGCAATACAAATATACATTGGTTTTTGCAAATGATGATTTGTTAAGATGACGAGGATTACGAGGAAGTTTCCAAAAAGCGTCACCAAATAGATCATCATCAAGATGGGAGTTGTGTAGCTTTTCTGCTGGGCGTCAATTTCACAATGCAGAATAAACTCTACCAAAGACTCAGAGCTGAGGTTCATGTCCAGAGTTTTGCTCCTGCGTAAAAAATGAGAGAGGGGGAAAGctaagttgttttatttttttttaacaagtttctACTAGTACTATCACAAGACAGCTAATATGTCAGGTTTTAACACCCAGGCCCCTGGTTTGGTGCTAAGATGAGCTGCCTTATCAATAAAAACTGCAGTGTTGTGTAACACCAGAAAAGAAGGAAATAGAGAGAAAGTTGGAAGAATGAAGAAGGGCATTGGAAGATaagaggactgaagataaatgagaagaagaagacaacatctgaggtttaatgatgaatTGGATTCAGAAATCAACCTGCAGGCAGATCTGTTGTAAAAAGTGAAGAAAGAAGGAATTTTCATGTGTTGTCGCATAAAACttcacaaagcaaaagcaaatacAGACATGTTATATATATGAACATTTACAGAATTTTCtgctgaataaaactagtgtgTCACTGTGTGACAAAGCATTAGCAAGATATTCACTTTTAAAGAGCAGGTGGACACATCAAGACTGGCATGAAGCAGCTGACGCTTCTGTTTTGAGCCAACTTTGGCTCAGTGGGTGGTGCCATCACAAGCTTTATACCATTTAATAGCTAAAAAATTTTCAATGATGTATAACATGCtctcatttgaaaaaaagaaatgtactaaAGGTGAACAAAATAAacgaaaaatgtattttttttactttgtgggGTGTGTGTAGGTGTGCATATATGACaagtatatttgtgtgtgtatgtgtctgtatatgagaaattatttactttttatataaatattttataatagctgtgtaagcccatgctgtaaaaagattgggctcctagaaactattgaaatcgtcagaaaaaatattgttttgcagACATGCTCGCTGCCCTTGTCTATCAATGGCTAAGATAGTTTGTCTTTCATTGGCAGTTTAACTTTGGCAAcggagttgctttctttcagcttaatgctgtagcctcgtacatctttcttcttctgacttgttaacttggggctgccttgccgaCTTTTTGTGCTTCATATTGTAGCttcgcacttccaggccggacagacagacacacacacatcccacatgtagatgttttattttatactagctgtgtaagcctgttctGTTAAAAGCcagggctcctagaaaccatggattctgtcacttcaatcaatcattagcggctaagcgagctTCTCTcccctcagaggtttcgttttgccgatgtgctcgccttgcttgtgtattagcggctaagcgaggttcttTTTCCTCGGCGGTTTaattttgccgacatgcttgtttccgttgtctatcagcagctaagcaagtttctctctcctctgcggtttcattttgcagatgtgctcgccTCCGTTggctatcagcggctaagcgtgTTTGtcgcggtttcactttggtggcAGAGTCACTTCCTTCGAGAGTCATGCTGTAGCCTGACACTTCACGGGTTgtacagacaggcacacacacttccacatgtagacgtttatatataagattatttcaCAAGGGAAGTTCAAaacgtttccacacttttttttaactctgtttattaagaatttcaaaaacacttttctacatggtcaccttcctttgtgatgcaatcttcccagtcacatgacactctcagacgcgaccaatcactactcctcctgccttcactatttccaatgaaaatataaaagtgcggaaactttttgaacatccctcgtatatacattttatattatttatagttATATTTTTTAACCCCTTTTCTGGAAGTGGGAGGGGAGCCCACGGTGCCAAGTGTtgtaactatttatttctttgtgttatcaaCATGAAACTTTTCACAAGAACTGCTGACATGTCTGGAAGTACCTCAAATGTGAGAACACTCTCCTGGTATTGCTTGAAcctgaaatatactgtattttataatagAAATTTGGAATAAtctgtgttttttatgtttttgtactaTTTTGGCATCACATTTTAAGTAAAGAATTGTTGAAATATGACACAGACGCAATTTCTATGAAATGTTAGAAGTTATATGTGAAGTTTTAGTGAAAAAATGACTGTCCTTCCTTTATCTATTGCATAATAAGGCTTTAGTATAGTGTTATACCTTCAAGtggaaataactgaaaaataccCTGTTTGTAAGAAGTTAAATATCTCAGATCAGAGGCAGCCAAAGATGAAAAACTATATGTAGAGCTGACCTACAGAATGCAGAGTGGaaggaacaattggaagaaggtatcaggaggaTTCTGTGattgaagaaataattacaaggttaaaggtgaggtttttaagacagtagtAAGATCAGCAATAAGGTATGGAGCTCAGACATGGACATTAAAGGGATgatgcagaaatgagaatgtgaagATTGAAGTGTGGAGgtacaaaaaagaacagaataagaaataagacagTCAGAGGTACAACAGAAGCTGGATATAAATCTAAGAAGGTACAGGAAAGAagaacatgtgatgaggagagacaacgaatatgtgggcaaaagagggaTGGGAATGAAAGTGCAGAGGAAGAGAAAATGAGGGAGGACACATCAAAATCTGGAAATAAGAGTATGTGATTTGGATGAATCAAAAATGCAGTGAGGTTCAACGACTTGTGACATATGTGCAGCACTTTCAGAatctattcagaccccttcacttttttcacattttgttatattccagccttatgctaaaatcttttaaatgaatTTTCTCCCTCATAAAGCAACATGTAATATCCTAGACTGacaaaaggcgcttttccactgcatagtacggcacagcacggttcagtacagctcaccttggttcggctcagttcgcgtttcgactgcagtttagtaccgctttagagtgggcgggattattcacgtgtcgttatagttgcgccgcctctactgccgtgacaccgtggaacttttacaacaacacgcagacaacaacaacactttagctcgacgacgcgcaagggtaagcatctaaaaaaagcacatcactagctaacttttatcactgttgcaaagcataaaatgaacttaactaccagtgtaacattaaaatgctgattctgtatattacagatcttccacattttgcaaaaaagtcgccgcaacagaccatctgtttggacatttaaccgtgcttcagagtggtgggatgtgattgttcccggttttacaaacactcagtggctggagaactttcaaaTGTCttaagaaacattcatccacttatgaaacaaactgcgtccagcgatggagagacgggacacaaacttccgcgtgtgtgtacctttaaagaaaagaatagccagtgacgcagtaatgacgattttcaccggccaatcagtgaccagcagagtttacaagtcacgttttggtaacggttcggcgcgcttggaacctcggctgaggtggtactaaaaaaaggaccaggtaccaggtactgttcccagtggaaaaccccccaaaagtgagctgaactgaaccgtatcgtgccgtactatgcagtggaaaagcgccaaaagcGAAAACagcagtttatccatccatccatccattttctaacccgctgaatccgaatacacggtcacgggggtctgctggagccaatccagccaacacagggcacaaggcaggaaccaatcctgtgcagggtgccaacccaccgcagacagcagtttatcatttttttcaaatgtattcaaaataaaacactgaagtaTCACATCGACACAAGTCTTCGGACCCTTTGCTAttacacttgaaatttggcttggGTGGATCCCATTCTATGGATCATTGCTGAGATGTTTCTTCACTTTGTTTGTAGCCCACATGTTGTCAATTCaactgattggacatgattagtaATCATGCATGCCTGTATATAGAAGGTCCAAAAGAGTGACAATGAATATCTGAGCAAAGACCAAGCCATGAGGAATTACATGCAGAgatcagagacaggattgtgtcaggGCACAAATTTGAAGAGGGCATCAAAAATATTTCTGCAGCATTCTGCCGaaagttcccaagagcacagtggcctccataaattttaaatggaataaATTTGGAACTACCacaactctttctagagctgggtATCTAACCAAACTGAACGACTGGGTGAGAAGGTCCTTGTTAAGAGGAAAAGGGCTATACTGAGAGCAGTAACGAAGAACCCAGTGGTCATTCTGCATgtgctccagagaacctgtgtggagatggaaaaATCTTCCAGAAGATTTGCTGCACTGCAACAGTTCACTAATCTGATACATGAAAGCCCCCATGGTGTTTGTATTAAGTCACCTAAGACTATGAGAAATACAATTTTAtgctctgatgaaaccaagattgagcTGTCTGGCTTCAGTTGTAAGCATTACATCTGGAGAAAACCACACACTTCTTGGTATCTTCTTCAgaattaaccagcttgttacttatattcctatccaaatacaatacaatacaatacaatacagtttatttttgtatagcccaaaatcacacaggaagtgacgcaatgggctttaacaggccctgcctcttgacagccccccagccttgactctctgagaagacaaagaaaaactcccaaaaaaccttgtagggaaaatggaagaaaccttgggaaaggcagttcaaagagagacccctttccaggtaggttgggcgtgcagtgggtgtcaaaagaaggtggtcaatacaacacaatacacggaacagaacaaatccttaatacagcataataataaaaattttagaagtacgaagCAGATTCAGAGCAGATTCAGAGTTTGgagcaaatcatttaaatatattaaaagtagcTCCAGCCCCaatactgacccctgctggacaccactcctAACTTCACCGCATTCTGATAGAGCTCTTCTCACCATCATCCTCAGATTCCAATGTCTGAACGAATTCTGCTCCCATCTActcaccacaccctgaactgccacttcttttcaTTTAATGTCCATCTCTCatttggcaccttatcaaatgctttgtgaaagtcaggataaataatatcataagctccactccgGGTAtatacttttgttgcttcctcaaagaATTCCAGCACTTTGGTAAAACTTGACCTCCCtcttttgaacacaataaaactaACAagaattattcaaaataaaatgacatgtcTAATAATGAGACCATGGCACCAATAGATTCATCTGAtgttcaaagaaaataaatgtgtatgtgaTGTCTCAGTGTAGaattagaaagcattttaaaaaaccacATAATTTGAGTCGTATGCACATAATGAATCTTTCTAACATGAAAATCAAGATCATTTATTATAAAAAGACATTAAATCAGATCTTTTACCTTCACAATGTCTTCAGGGAGATGCGGCACAGCTTCAGATTGTACTGGTTTCCATGCTAAAAGATAACAGCAGTATATAATTAATGCTTGGTTGgttattttttagaaattttaaaaataatacatttttggtcCAATAGTGCATTTGAAAGATGTTAAAAGTAAATTAGCAGTAATTTAAATGTGAAACAGCTAAACAATCATATATGTTGAGGTTCACAGCTGGGACAGTTTCTGGAACGGCTTCTGCTCTGAGGCTTCTCTTATTTAAGTTCTTTTACTCCTTTGAGGTTACAATGACATGGCAGCTAATGGTGACATAGGAAAGCGTTTATTACATGGGGGCATTGTTAGGGTGGAGTGCTTTGTATTATCAGaagtaataaaaatagtaataataatgaaatctgGGGGGAGGAGGAGAGTGAGAGTTCTTCCCTTCACTCATGTTAACTGGCCATACTTCACTTATAATAATGGACTTGATATTGTCCTGATTTCTTTATGTTTTGAGCACATTCATCTGGTTAGTAAACTTTACTGGTACTTAGCGTCTACTTGCCTTGCTTCTCTATAAACCActgttgaatttttaaaattttcttgctataaatattaataacattgTAGATTTTAAGGTGCATTCCCAGCTTGAGTCGCATTATTGTGTATACttcttgtttttttcatgtaaagtaCCCTTTTctgagaattaattaaaaaatacaaagtatataCTGTTGAAGGAATACTTcaccaaaatattgtttttaatgttacttaccctatttagcttgtagtgatggccaagaaataATGTTTTCATGCAGGACAGAGATAGTTTCGGATAGAATAGGCGACAATGATGACCAACGCTGAACAATAGCAAACTATAtcaaaaatgtcaatgaaaagaTCTCAGATTTCTTGTGTCATATAATCCTCATGTTAAGTCTTATCAAGTCATATGTTCACAACCTCCTAaacactaaaatattgttaagtaaACCACCTTTGGAAAACACTTTTATGAACTACAATGAAATGCAGTCAAATGCGACAAGCACATTGGTTATGTGTACATCCCAGTAACGGCAtattcattggctaacattgtGCTTCGTGTGATATCAGCACTGAGAGACCATTATAGCTAAAGATTTAAAGAAAAGTGAGTAGTAGGTTGTAGTACTGTGTTAGCCATCGtggatgcaatgagaaatcaagcaaaatgacaccttttattggctaactgaacagattaaaatatgcaagcattCAAAGCAGCTAAGGCGGCCTTctcgtgttccaggggaggtactgctcctcttccggtccttccattCTCCAGTCATCCTGACTGGGCATGAGCCCCAGCCattcgccacaatatatatattatgatattATGCAGAAAGAATGACAGATGGACTGTCCTCCAgtaatgtcacttcctgtgtctggTCTACCAAACTTGACTCTTCCTGCTCATTCTTTTACAGTGGCACAGTTGGCAGGATTTTTTTCACCAAGGATGGTAGTAGAATTCAATCCCTCCTGCTGTGGTGCTCCAGGATGTCTGGGCTCCAGCAGTTGTGGAGTCACAACATGCAACATGGTAACACTGTGCAAATTTAGCATAACATTGTTTTGTTATAATATACCAATCAGTGTTTAACTAGGCATCTTGACCCTCCATTTCTAAATGGTTctgctaaaaaaacaaaaggtaatGCAAAATACAAAGGAAATGGTGAGAATGGTAACACagtgttaataataatatcactcaaaaataaaaatatatattatatattacgtTTGAAATAGAAATATTTAATGAAGTTATCTTCTGCTTATCTTGACTCCATCATAGTTTAAGTGCAGGATCAAGTAAACGCTGCAGCGTACTGggataaatgtactgtataaccaTTTGAAAGTgaaacttttgttgtttttttttgagcaccttgttaaattaaaaatagaaaaataggaAATACAGGAAAATTGTATACTTTCGAGTAAAACTCTAAGCAACTTTATGCATCCTCTGTAAAATTTTGCCTTATTTGCCTTATTTTCAGTTTCTGGGAAGTTTAGTGTTTTGAAGCAAATTGAATTGTTTAGCTATTGTCAACCCATAATTTCTTcctctcattgtgtatatcaGATCTTTTCAAACTGCTGCCTGTTACACtagaaaaataacataataaatgtaatttatttggaAGAGTTTCAGCGTCATAATATCGGTGCAGGTTCATCTGTTACTGATGCATATGTTGAGAACAATTGCCGGCACGATATATCGGCAACCAATATTATCAGTCAGGGCCCTGATTGAACGTCCTTTAATTTATTGTCTGTAACCCGCCTCAAAGTGGTTACTAATAAATAACCATAAATTGTAATTATTACTGAACTTTAAAGACAAAGCTCTTATTATTCTGCAGTAAGTTCAATTCATGCTGCCAAGACATTTACTTTGAATGTGCTGCTTTAGTAATTCATGCTAAAGGATCTTCTATTTTGGAGTTGTCTTAGTAAGTGAAGTCACAGCCTGCAATGGTTAATGTATGGAAGAAGTTGAAGAGGTTTTCAGAGTAAAACTATCTATTATATCCtatctagtatataataaaatgttacttcctctgtgtgtgtgtgtgtgtgtatgtatgtgtgtgtgtgtccagttccACTAGACAATCAGATTGGTCAGTCTTGCTTTAGTACCAAACCTCCTGGCATGCCACCGCCGTCAGTAGTTCCATCATCACTGAAAAGAAGTGTGCCAGTCAGGACTTGTGGTAGACATACACACCCAAGCAATAGCACTGTCGTCATGTATAACAGATGAGTTGGTTTGCTTTGGATTACAGGCAGTTCCttctcatctccacactttgtcTCATCTCTCAAAAAGacttttttccagaattctgcaggcttgttgaagtcctttttcacaaactgtaatctggccattttGTCTTT
Above is a window of Polypterus senegalus isolate Bchr_013 chromosome 2, ASM1683550v1, whole genome shotgun sequence DNA encoding:
- the LOC120524175 gene encoding olfactory receptor 1-like — translated: MNLSSESLVEFILHCEIDAQQKSYTTPILMMIYLVTLFGNFLVILVILTNHHLQKPMYICIATLAVIDLLNSTNLIPKIVAVLLDSVAITYGACFVQMLLVLYLEGVESLLLALMACDRFVAVVFPLRYPSLVTNKVIRNVIIFLHFVMVIFVMPYIIYMMDLAFCKSNVLNYCFCDYITMVKIACNEDPKYLIILPITCIILGVCPFAFIVLSYMIIAYAALKISSVDGKRKAFNTISTHLLVVGLFHVPLLTSYILTGTGVKLSTEAYNTMVIVGNIVPPMLNPLIYSFRNKEIKNSIYRFFKGTKTTPEINHH